The following proteins are co-located in the Anomalospiza imberbis isolate Cuckoo-Finch-1a 21T00152 chromosome 1, ASM3175350v1, whole genome shotgun sequence genome:
- the TMEM71 gene encoding transmembrane protein 71 isoform X1, with translation MKRKFLHACVNCEMDFPGSTPFNEKHRHSLSRHIFPSCACAFLDDDPAYECSKNPLTGSLPTCRRSPRLLSNGYYVLTEDSFLSDEEGNITLTPSHISVTYKENLVRVFRRRKKIRRSLGSLFNLSASSSWLSSTIPRRMDFSHVEDPWPDGCSKLEASHSDIGDSDFSSEYNNHVSQRQIPASNGAFLTKDGEFLHFEEPCCASKSCSSFMINANEENWSNADSRTVKNVISQMVALIMCLIISVCTRYFLGGLSATLLLMILVFLLSQDAAVSSFFSLDTFFKTTKFW, from the exons ATGAAGAGAAAATTTTTGCACGCATGTGTTAATTGTGAAATGGACTTTCCAG GTTCAACACCATTTAATGAAAAGCATAGACACAGCCTCTCAAGACATATTTTTCCAAG ttGTGCTTGTGCCTTTTTGGATGACGATCCTGCCTATGAGTGCTCCAAAAATCCTCTGACAGGCTCCCTTCCTACATGCCGCCGCAGCCCTCGACTGCTTTCTAATGGTTATTATGTTTTGACAGAAGACAGTTTTCTGTCTGATGAAGAGGGCAACATAACACTGACACCATCCCACATAAGTGTTACGTATAAAGAGAATTTAGTTCG TGTATTCAGGCGAAGGAAGAAAATTCGTCGCTCTCTTGGCAGTCTGTTCAATCTCAGTGCCTCTAGCTCATGGCTCAGCTCCACCATTCCCAGAAGGATGGATTTCTCCCATGTAGAGGATCCTTGGCCTGATGGATGCAGTAAACTAGAAGCCAGTCACAGTGATATTG GTGATTCAGACTTTTCTTCTGAATATAATAACCATGTGTCACAAAGGCAAATTCCAGCATCTAATGGAGCATTTCTCACCAAAGATGGTGAGTTTCTTCATTTTGAGGAACCATGTTGTGCTTCAAAATCCTGCTCTTCATTTATGATAAATGCAAATGAAGAGAATTGGAGCAATGCAG actCCAGGACAgtgaaaaatgtcatttctcAGATGGTTGCACTGATCATGTGTTTAATCATTTCAGTATGTACAag ATATTTTCTGGGAGGACTGTCTGCCACTTTGTTGCTGATGATTTTAGTTT TTCTTTTGTCCCAAGATGCTGCTGTGTCATCTTTCTTCAGTCTCGATACATTCTTCAAAACAACTAAGTTTTGGTAA
- the TMEM71 gene encoding transmembrane protein 71 isoform X2: MKRKFLHACVNCEMDFPGSTPFNEKHRHSLSRHIFPSCACAFLDDDPAYECSKNPLTGSLPTCRRSPRLLSNGYYVLTEDSFLSDEEGNITLTPSHISVTYKENLVRVFRRRKKIRRSLGSLFNLSASSSWLSSTIPRRMDFSHVEDPWPDGCSKLEASHSDIGDSDFSSEYNNHVSQRQIPASNGAFLTKDGEFLHFEEPCCASKSCSSFMINANEENWSNADSRTVKNVISQMVALIMCLIISVCTSSFVPRCCCVIFLQSRYILQNN; this comes from the exons ATGAAGAGAAAATTTTTGCACGCATGTGTTAATTGTGAAATGGACTTTCCAG GTTCAACACCATTTAATGAAAAGCATAGACACAGCCTCTCAAGACATATTTTTCCAAG ttGTGCTTGTGCCTTTTTGGATGACGATCCTGCCTATGAGTGCTCCAAAAATCCTCTGACAGGCTCCCTTCCTACATGCCGCCGCAGCCCTCGACTGCTTTCTAATGGTTATTATGTTTTGACAGAAGACAGTTTTCTGTCTGATGAAGAGGGCAACATAACACTGACACCATCCCACATAAGTGTTACGTATAAAGAGAATTTAGTTCG TGTATTCAGGCGAAGGAAGAAAATTCGTCGCTCTCTTGGCAGTCTGTTCAATCTCAGTGCCTCTAGCTCATGGCTCAGCTCCACCATTCCCAGAAGGATGGATTTCTCCCATGTAGAGGATCCTTGGCCTGATGGATGCAGTAAACTAGAAGCCAGTCACAGTGATATTG GTGATTCAGACTTTTCTTCTGAATATAATAACCATGTGTCACAAAGGCAAATTCCAGCATCTAATGGAGCATTTCTCACCAAAGATGGTGAGTTTCTTCATTTTGAGGAACCATGTTGTGCTTCAAAATCCTGCTCTTCATTTATGATAAATGCAAATGAAGAGAATTGGAGCAATGCAG actCCAGGACAgtgaaaaatgtcatttctcAGATGGTTGCACTGATCATGTGTTTAATCATTTCAGTATGTACAag TTCTTTTGTCCCAAGATGCTGCTGTGTCATCTTTCTTCAGTCTCGATACATTCTTCAAAACAACTAA